One genomic segment of Phalacrocorax carbo chromosome Z, bPhaCar2.1, whole genome shotgun sequence includes these proteins:
- the LINGO2 gene encoding leucine-rich repeat and immunoglobulin-like domain-containing nogo receptor-interacting protein 2, with protein sequence MRHTAVSCWQLFLGLAVLLVFMGPTIGCPARCECSAQNKSVSCHRRRLMAIPEGIPIETKILDLSKNRLKSVNPEEFMSYPLLEEIDLSDNIVANVEPGAFNNLFNLRSLRLKGNRLKLVPLGVFTGLSNLTKLDISENKIVILLDYMFQDLHNLKSLEVGDNDLVYISHRAFSGLLSLEQLTLERCNLTAVPTEALSHLHNLISLHLKQLNINALPAYAFKRLFRLKDLEIDAWPLLDMLPANSLYGLNLTSLSITNTNLSAVPYSAFKHLVYLTHLNLSYNPISTIEAGMLSDLARLQELHMVGAQLRTIEPHAFQGLRFLRLLNVSQNLLETLEENVFHSPKNLEVLCINNNPLACDCRLLWILQRQPTLQFGGQPPMCAGPDSVKERSFKDFHSTALSFYFTCKKPKIQDKKLQYLVVEEGQTVQLMCNADGDPQPTISWVTPRRRLITTKSNGRATVLGDGTLEIRFAQDQDTGIYVCIASNAAGNDTYSASLTVKGFTSDRFLYANRTPMYMTDSNDTSSNGTNVNTFSLDLKTILVSTAMGCFTFLGVVLFCFLLLFVWSRGKGKHKTSIDLEYVPRKNNGAVVEGEVAGPRRFNMKMI encoded by the coding sequence ATGCGTCACACAGCTGTATCATGCTGGCAGCTGTTCCTGGGTCTGGCTGTGCTACTAGTCTTCATGGGCCCCACCATAGGCTGTCCGGCCCGCTGTGAATGCTCGGCACAGAACAAGTCTGTCAGCTGTCACCGAAGGCGTCTGATGGCCATCCCAGAAGGCATTCCCATTGAGACCAAAATCTTGGACCTCAGCAAGAACCGACTGAAGAGTGTCAACCCTGAGGAATTCATGTCATACCCTTTGCTGGAGGAAATTGACCTCAGTGACAATATAGTTGCCAATGTGGAGCCTGGAGCCTTTAACAATCTCTTCAACTTGCGCTCCCTGAGGCTGAAAGGAAACCGTCTGAAGCTGGTCCCCCTTGGGGTGTTCACTGGGTTGTCAAACTTAACAAAGCTTGATATAAGTGAAAACAAGATTGTCATTTTGCTGGACTATATGTTCCAAGATCTGCATAACCTAAAATCCCTCGAGGTTGGGGACAATGATTTGGTTTATATATCACACAGGGCCTTTAGTGGACTGCTTAGCCTGGAGCAGCTCACCCTGGAGAGATGCAACCTCACAGCTGTACCAACAGAAGCTCTTTCTCACCTCCATAACCTCATCAGTCTGCATCTGAAACAGCTCAACATTAACGCTTTGCCTGCATATGCCTTTAAAAGACTGTTTCGCCTGAAAGACCTAGAGATAGATGCCTGGCCCCTCCTGGACATGCTGCCTGCCAACAGTCTGTATGGTCTCAACCTTACTTCTCTCTCCATCACGAACACCAACCTGTCTGCAGTACCTTATTCTGCCTTTAAACACCTCGTTTACCTGACACATCTAAACCTCTCTTACAACCCTATCAGCACCATTGAAGCAGGCATGCTTTCAGATTTAGCACGCCTGCAGGAACTCCACATGGTGGGGGCCCAACTACGTACTATTGAACCACATGCTTTCCAAGGGCTCCGATTCTTACGCCTGCTTAATGTGTCCCAAAACCTGCTAGAAACCCTAGAAGAGAATGTATTCCATTCCCCAAAAAACCTTGAGGTCCTCTGCATTAACAACAATCCTCTGGCCTGTGACTGCCGTCTCCTTTGGATTTTACAGAGGCAACCCACTTTGCAGTTTGGAGGCCAGCCACCGATGTGTGCTGGCCCAGACAGTGTCAAAGAGAGGTCATTCAAAGACTTTCACAGCACAGCTCTTTCCTTTTACTTCACCTGTAAGAAGCCCAAGATACAAGACAAGAAGTTGCAATACCTGGTAGTGGAGGAAGGGCAGACAGTGCAGCTGATGTGCAATGCTGACGGGGACCCACAGCCTACCATATCCTGGGTAACCCCACGGCGAAGGCTGATCACAACTAAATCAAATGGAAGAGCCACTGTGCTGGGGGATGGCACCCTGGAGATCCGATTTGCTCAAGACCAGGACACTGGGATCTACGTTTGTATTGCAAGTAATGCAGCTGGAAATGACACTTACTCGGCCTCCCTTACGGTAAAGGGGTTTACTTCAGATCGTTTCCTCTACGCCAACAGGACCCCTATGTATATGACAGACTCCAACGACACAAGTTCCAATGGAACTAATGTGAACACCTTCTCTCTGGACCTTAAGACAATATTGGTTTCCACAGCTATGGGCTGTTTCACATTCCTTGGagtagttttattttgtttcctgcttctttttgtGTGGAGCCGAGGCAAAGgcaaacacaaaaccagcattGACCTTGAATATGTCCCTCGCAAAAACAATGGTGCTGTGGTTGAAGGGGAGGTTGCTGGACCACGAAGGTTCAATATGAAAATGATTTGA